A genomic region of Herbaspirillum sp. DW155 contains the following coding sequences:
- a CDS encoding glutamine amidotransferase codes for MPTALALRHVANEDLGQLYPLLSANGYQIRYFDVGVDAFADVSPLDAAVVIVLGGPVAVYDSEAYPWLRPEVAWLRARLLEDLPTLGIGLGAQLMASALHARVYPGSCGKEIGWASLQAGQHLADSPWLQELVDQQTPVLHWHGDTFDLPPGARHLASSARYPNQAFAWGRHGLALQFHPEVDVRTVEHWLISHAHEIAHTRNISLASLRADAQRHGRQFETAVRRFWQGWLASLPGQSAALAQGDT; via the coding sequence ATGCCCACCGCCCTCGCCCTGCGTCACGTCGCCAATGAAGATCTCGGCCAGTTGTATCCGTTGCTGTCGGCCAATGGCTACCAGATCCGCTACTTCGATGTGGGGGTGGATGCCTTTGCCGATGTCTCGCCGCTGGATGCGGCCGTGGTGATCGTGCTCGGCGGTCCGGTGGCGGTCTATGACAGCGAGGCTTATCCCTGGCTGCGTCCGGAAGTCGCGTGGTTGCGCGCGCGCCTGCTGGAGGACTTGCCTACCTTGGGCATAGGACTGGGCGCGCAGTTGATGGCGTCGGCCTTGCATGCGCGCGTCTATCCCGGCAGTTGCGGCAAGGAGATCGGCTGGGCCAGCCTGCAGGCCGGGCAGCATCTGGCCGATTCGCCCTGGTTGCAGGAACTGGTGGACCAGCAGACACCGGTATTGCACTGGCATGGCGATACCTTCGATCTGCCGCCGGGAGCGCGCCATCTGGCTTCTTCGGCGCGCTATCCCAACCAGGCCTTTGCGTGGGGCCGGCATGGGCTGGCCCTGCAGTTTCATCCCGAGGTGGACGTGCGCACGGTGGAGCATTGGCTCATCAGCCATGCGCATGAGATCGCGCATACGCGCAACATCAGCCTGGCCAGCTTGCGCGCTGACGCCCAGCGCCACGGCCGGCAGTTCGAGACCGCAGTGCGGCGCTTCTGGCAGGGATGGCTGGCGAGCCTGCCGGGCCAGTCGGCGGCGCTGGCGCAGGGCGATACCTGA
- a CDS encoding MFS transporter: MNSIPKTHTAAPAAASSHAHGLSTGLIGLLASGAGLAVASLYYSQPMLGVLADDIGASERAVGMVPMSTQLGYALGILLLAPLGDRYDRRRIILIKAAILTVALLLAGAASGVATLLAAGLAIGLTATLAQDIVPAAATLAPEQHRGRIVGTVMTGLLLGILLSRVVSGFVAEHFGWRAMFVGASASIALIGLAAWRGLPRFHPTTHLSYGALLGSLGTLVKKHGALRRAALAQGLLSVGFSAFWSTLALMLHGAPFHLGSAAAGAFGLAGAAGALAAPLAGRIADKKGPELVTRLGVALAALSFASMALSPWFSTQGQLVLLALAAIGFDLGVQATLVAHQTIVYSIEPGARSRLNAVLFVGMFIGMAAGAALGSLALAQWGWIAVVALAVMASVLALVVRMWPGAAKAR, from the coding sequence ATGAACAGCATTCCCAAGACGCATACAGCCGCCCCTGCAGCGGCTTCCTCCCACGCCCACGGGCTATCGACCGGACTGATCGGCCTGTTGGCCAGCGGTGCCGGCCTGGCCGTGGCTTCGCTCTACTATTCGCAACCCATGCTGGGTGTGCTGGCCGATGACATCGGCGCCTCCGAGCGCGCCGTGGGCATGGTGCCGATGTCGACCCAGCTCGGCTATGCGCTGGGCATCCTGCTGCTGGCCCCGCTGGGCGATCGTTATGACCGCCGCCGCATCATCCTCATCAAGGCCGCCATCCTGACGGTGGCACTGCTGCTGGCCGGCGCGGCCTCGGGCGTGGCGACCCTGCTGGCGGCCGGCCTGGCCATTGGCCTGACAGCCACGCTGGCGCAGGATATCGTCCCGGCTGCCGCCACCCTGGCGCCGGAACAACATCGCGGCCGCATCGTCGGCACCGTCATGACCGGCTTGCTGCTGGGCATCCTGCTCTCGCGCGTGGTCAGCGGCTTCGTGGCCGAGCACTTCGGCTGGCGCGCCATGTTCGTGGGCGCGTCGGCCAGCATCGCCCTGATCGGCCTGGCTGCATGGCGCGGACTGCCGCGCTTTCATCCGACCACGCATCTGTCGTATGGCGCACTGCTGGGTTCGCTCGGCACCCTGGTGAAAAAGCATGGCGCGCTGCGTCGCGCTGCACTGGCGCAAGGTTTGCTGTCGGTGGGCTTCTCGGCCTTCTGGTCGACTCTGGCGCTGATGCTGCATGGCGCTCCGTTCCACCTGGGCAGTGCCGCTGCCGGTGCCTTCGGCCTGGCCGGTGCTGCCGGTGCCCTGGCTGCGCCGCTGGCAGGCCGCATTGCCGACAAGAAGGGCCCGGAACTGGTGACCCGTCTGGGCGTGGCCCTGGCCGCCCTGTCTTTTGCATCGATGGCCCTGTCGCCGTGGTTCTCGACCCAAGGTCAACTGGTGCTGCTAGCGCTGGCCGCGATAGGCTTCGACCTCGGCGTGCAGGCCACGCTGGTGGCGCACCAGACCATCGTCTACAGCATCGAACCGGGCGCCCGCAGCCGCTTGAACGCCGTGTTGTTCGTGGGCATGTTCATCGGCATGGCCGCCGGTGCCGCCCTGGGCAGCCTGGCTCTGGCGCAGTGGGGTTGGATCGCGGTGGTGGCGCTGGCAGTGATGGCGTCCGTGCTGGCCCTGGTGGTGCGGATGTGGCCGGGGGCTGCCAAGGCGCGTTGA
- a CDS encoding DUF4148 domain-containing protein yields MTDPPSERVDVRIFSHEKEAIMNTKTIAKNLFAGLLLTTAVGAAMAEAQYPAESRFVSTKTRAEVVAELQQARATGQLLVTDRDQDVKAVASTKSRDEVRAELVQARANGELAISNQ; encoded by the coding sequence ATGACTGATCCCCCTTCGGAACGGGTTGACGTGCGCATCTTCTCTCACGAAAAGGAAGCCATCATGAACACCAAGACCATTGCCAAGAACCTGTTTGCCGGCCTGCTGCTGACCACCGCCGTTGGCGCTGCCATGGCTGAAGCCCAATACCCCGCTGAAAGCCGTTTCGTCTCCACCAAGACCCGCGCCGAAGTCGTCGCCGAACTGCAGCAAGCCCGTGCCACCGGTCAGCTGCTGGTCACCGACCGTGACCAGGACGTGAAGGCCGTGGCCTCCACCAAGAGCCGCGATGAAGTGCGCGCCGAACTGGTCCAGGCCCGCGCCAATGGCGAGCTGGCCATCTCGAATCAATAA
- a CDS encoding DUF4148 domain-containing protein, which yields MNTKNIAKNLLAGLLLTTAVGAAMAEASRVPDTRFVSTKTRAEVIAELQQARATGQLLVTDRDQDVKTVASARSRDEVRAELATARANGELAISNQ from the coding sequence ATGAACACCAAGAACATTGCCAAAAACCTCCTCGCCGGCCTGCTGTTGACTACCGCCGTTGGCGCCGCCATGGCCGAAGCCTCGCGCGTGCCCGACACCAGGTTCGTCTCCACCAAGACCCGCGCCGAAGTCATCGCCGAACTGCAGCAAGCCCGTGCCACCGGCCAGTTGCTGGTCACCGACCGCGACCAGGACGTGAAGACTGTGGCCTCCGCCAGGAGCCGTGACGAAGTGCGCGCCGAACTGGCCACCGCGCGTGCCAACGGCGAGCTGGCCATCTCCAATCAGTAA
- a CDS encoding acetyl-CoA hydrolase/transferase family protein, which produces MDSQRIRQPALAGKVMSAAQAATFFHNGMTIGLSGFTRAGDAKAMPRALADRAAQEELHFTVITGASLGNGSDGLMAEAGLLARRLPFQVDPTLRRKINAGEVMFIDQHLSETAEQLRSGTPSRIDIAVIEAAAITEEGIVPTMSVGNSASFVEQARHIVIELNTSMPLALEGLHDIYLPAARPERKPIPLTAAGDRIGRPVIPFDADKVVAIVLTETPDSPSSVLPPDDETRAIARHVIHFLECEVEAGRLPHTLAPLQAGIGTIANAVLHGLVDSPFRNLVMYSEVLQDSAIDLLDSGQLAFASASSITLSQAKYAHFLTNIERYRDKLVLRPQEISNHPELVRRLGIIGLNTALEFDLYGNVNSTHVGGTHMMNGIGGSGDFARNGQISIFVSKSVAKDGAISSVVPMVSHVDHSEHDVDVLVTEWGLADLRGLAPRERAVKVIEQCCHPDYRPQLRDYFERACQAGGHTPHLLGEAFSWHQHYARHRTMRLDQQRG; this is translated from the coding sequence ATGGATAGCCAGCGCATCCGCCAGCCCGCCTTGGCCGGCAAAGTCATGTCCGCCGCGCAGGCGGCGACCTTCTTCCACAACGGCATGACCATTGGCCTGAGCGGCTTTACACGCGCCGGCGACGCCAAGGCCATGCCACGCGCGCTGGCCGACCGGGCGGCGCAGGAAGAACTGCATTTCACCGTCATCACCGGCGCCTCGCTGGGCAATGGCAGCGATGGGCTGATGGCCGAAGCGGGCCTGCTGGCCCGGCGCCTGCCGTTCCAGGTCGACCCGACGCTGCGCAGGAAGATCAATGCGGGCGAAGTCATGTTCATCGACCAGCACCTCTCGGAGACGGCCGAGCAGCTGCGCAGCGGCACACCCTCGCGCATCGACATCGCCGTCATCGAGGCCGCCGCCATCACCGAAGAGGGCATCGTCCCCACCATGTCGGTGGGCAATTCGGCCAGCTTCGTGGAGCAGGCACGCCACATCGTCATCGAACTCAACACCAGCATGCCGCTGGCGCTGGAGGGCCTGCACGACATCTACCTGCCGGCCGCGCGTCCCGAGCGCAAGCCGATTCCGCTGACGGCGGCGGGCGACCGCATCGGCCGTCCGGTGATTCCTTTCGATGCGGACAAGGTGGTGGCCATCGTGCTCACCGAGACCCCCGACAGTCCGTCCTCCGTGCTGCCGCCGGACGATGAAACCCGCGCCATCGCGCGCCACGTCATCCATTTCCTCGAATGCGAAGTGGAAGCCGGCCGCCTGCCGCACACCCTGGCGCCGCTGCAGGCCGGTATCGGCACGATTGCCAATGCGGTGCTGCACGGGCTGGTGGACTCTCCCTTCCGCAACCTGGTGATGTATTCGGAGGTGTTGCAGGACAGCGCCATCGATCTGCTCGACTCGGGCCAGCTGGCCTTTGCCTCGGCATCCTCGATCACGCTGTCGCAGGCCAAATACGCCCACTTCCTGACCAACATCGAACGCTACCGCGACAAGCTGGTGCTCCGTCCGCAGGAGATCAGCAATCATCCCGAGCTGGTGCGCCGGCTGGGCATCATCGGGCTGAACACGGCGCTGGAATTCGATCTCTATGGCAACGTCAATTCCACCCACGTGGGCGGCACGCACATGATGAACGGCATCGGCGGCTCGGGCGACTTTGCGCGCAACGGGCAGATCTCGATCTTCGTGTCCAAGTCAGTGGCCAAGGACGGGGCGATTTCCAGCGTGGTGCCGATGGTCTCGCATGTGGACCACAGCGAGCACGACGTCGACGTGCTGGTGACCGAATGGGGCCTGGCCGACCTGCGCGGTCTGGCACCGCGCGAGCGGGCGGTGAAGGTGATCGAGCAGTGCTGCCATCCGGATTACCGGCCGCAATTGCGCGACTACTTCGAGCGGGCCTGCCAGGCCGGCGGGCATACGCCGCATCTGCTGGGAGAGGCGTTCTCGTGGCATCAGCATTACGCACGGCATCGCACCATGCGGCTGGATCAACAGCGGGGATGA
- a CDS encoding LysR substrate-binding domain-containing protein, giving the protein MDIRALRYFTETVRLASFSRAADALHVTQSTVSKMVRQLEEEVDAPLLVRDGRRLLLTDTGRVVYEQGQQILASMQRLDAEVRDTKALRCGRLEIGIPPMINILCTPVLKAFRERHPEIAIVLTEDTGPQIEQRVANGELEIGMTVLPADPELELQTLPVARYPMWAVARAGRFQKNRATLRCAQLDGMPLVLLNNEFGLTRSLRGMFRELDIAPEIVAQSAQWDWLVAMALAGMGAALLPEPFIHRLASDQLQAVRLVEPEVQWQVAYVTRGGYLSHAARAWMALSEDLFAGGRSRK; this is encoded by the coding sequence ATGGACATCCGCGCCCTGCGCTACTTCACCGAAACGGTCCGCCTGGCCAGCTTCAGCCGTGCCGCCGATGCCTTGCATGTCACCCAGTCCACCGTCAGCAAGATGGTGCGGCAACTGGAGGAAGAGGTCGATGCCCCGCTGCTGGTGCGCGATGGCCGCCGCCTGCTGCTCACCGATACCGGGCGCGTGGTCTATGAACAGGGCCAGCAGATCCTGGCATCCATGCAGCGGCTCGATGCCGAAGTGCGTGATACCAAGGCCTTGCGCTGCGGCCGCCTGGAGATCGGTATCCCGCCCATGATCAACATCCTCTGCACGCCGGTATTGAAGGCCTTCCGCGAGCGCCATCCCGAGATCGCCATCGTGCTCACCGAAGACACCGGCCCGCAGATCGAACAGCGCGTGGCCAATGGCGAACTGGAGATCGGCATGACCGTGCTGCCGGCCGACCCCGAGCTGGAGTTGCAGACCCTGCCGGTGGCGCGCTATCCCATGTGGGCGGTGGCCCGGGCTGGGCGCTTCCAGAAGAACCGCGCCACCCTGCGCTGCGCCCAGCTCGATGGCATGCCGCTGGTGCTGCTCAACAACGAGTTCGGCCTCACCCGCAGCCTGCGCGGCATGTTCCGGGAGCTGGACATCGCCCCCGAGATCGTCGCCCAGAGCGCCCAGTGGGACTGGCTGGTGGCCATGGCCCTGGCCGGCATGGGCGCGGCCCTGCTGCCCGAGCCCTTCATCCACCGCCTGGCCAGCGACCAGTTGCAGGCGGTGCGGCTGGTGGAGCCGGAAGTGCAGTGGCAGGTGGCCTACGTCACGCGGGGCGGCTATCTCTCGCACGCGGCGCGGGCGTGGATGGCCCTGAGCGAAGACTTGTTTGCCGGTGGCCGTTCACGGAAATGA
- a CDS encoding mechanosensitive ion channel domain-containing protein, with the protein MHLDLGFLYNMNEGPLRSGLIVLGVAVVAVLVAILLHRMGIALVRRLAHGRPFTTTATRVTFNASRTCVILFMLRLVLAGAPDNTPGLTRISYLTSVAFILALTWFLMRCVKSVSTTVISLNPYDVADNLKARRILTQTRVLSRSAYFIIALLGLAFVLLTLPGARQFGASLLASAGVAGIVAGIAAKPVLGNFFAGLQIAFSQPIRIDDVLIVQGEWGRVEEITGTFVVVRIWDERRMIVPLQWFIENPFENWTHTSSTLLGTVFLWLDFSVPTAAIRAEFERVCQTLPLWDKRVCVMHVTDTSERSMQIRLLVSARDSGSAFDLRCQIREHMIGFIAANYPGALPRLRADVEARNRPEAPDTIIDGAPGEKTG; encoded by the coding sequence ATGCATCTGGATCTCGGTTTTCTGTACAACATGAACGAGGGGCCGCTGCGCTCCGGCCTGATCGTACTGGGCGTGGCTGTGGTGGCAGTACTGGTGGCGATCCTGTTGCATCGCATGGGCATCGCCCTGGTGCGGCGCCTCGCGCACGGGCGGCCCTTCACCACCACGGCCACCCGCGTCACCTTCAATGCCAGCCGCACCTGCGTGATCCTCTTCATGCTGCGCCTGGTGCTGGCCGGTGCCCCGGACAACACGCCGGGCCTCACGCGGATTTCCTATCTGACCTCGGTGGCCTTCATCCTGGCGCTGACCTGGTTCCTCATGCGCTGCGTGAAATCGGTCAGCACGACCGTCATCAGTCTCAATCCCTACGACGTGGCCGACAATCTCAAGGCGCGCCGCATCCTGACCCAGACCCGCGTGCTCTCGCGCAGCGCCTATTTCATCATCGCGCTGCTGGGCCTGGCCTTCGTCCTGCTCACCCTGCCCGGTGCGCGCCAGTTCGGCGCCAGCCTGCTGGCCTCGGCCGGGGTCGCCGGCATCGTCGCCGGTATTGCCGCCAAGCCGGTGCTGGGCAATTTCTTTGCGGGCCTGCAGATCGCGTTTTCGCAACCGATCCGCATCGATGACGTGTTGATCGTCCAGGGCGAATGGGGTCGGGTGGAAGAGATCACCGGCACCTTCGTCGTGGTGAGGATCTGGGACGAGCGGCGCATGATCGTGCCGCTGCAATGGTTCATCGAAAATCCCTTCGAGAACTGGACCCACACGTCCTCTACCCTGCTCGGTACGGTCTTCCTGTGGCTGGACTTCTCGGTGCCGACGGCGGCCATCCGTGCCGAATTCGAGCGGGTCTGCCAGACCCTGCCGCTATGGGACAAGCGCGTGTGCGTGATGCACGTGACCGATACCAGCGAACGCAGCATGCAGATCCGCCTGCTGGTCTCGGCGCGGGATTCCGGCAGTGCCTTCGACCTGCGCTGCCAGATCCGCGAACACATGATCGGTTTCATCGCGGCGAATTATCCGGGCGCCCTGCCCCGCCTGCGTGCCGACGTGGAGGCGCGCAACCGGCCGGAAGCGCCCGACACCATTATCGACGGTGCGCCGGGAGAAAAAACCGGCTGA
- a CDS encoding LysR substrate-binding domain-containing protein, which translates to MTKPPSPASSFSATGLTDRIELIQTFVRIVEAGSLSAAAAQLATTQPTVSRRLQALERSLGVRLLQRSTHAMKMTEDGERCYERAKELLAGWDEFESELRGARQHAAGTLRVVVPHAFGQKQLIAPLLQFMQRHPRITVEWLLHDRAADFISQGIDCAIQVGEVSDPSVVAIHLAEVPRMTVVAPALLRGRPLPRRPQDLAAFPWIAIPAFYRREITLTHATSGEQRRVALRPQLVTDSLYALRNIAIEGMGVAVGSSWVLAEDVAAGRLVQLLPEWEPAPLPVSLMYPYARFYPARLRHFIDTMKEAMPAVVHRAVGWGAHGA; encoded by the coding sequence ATGACCAAGCCGCCCTCCCCTGCCTCCAGCTTCTCGGCCACCGGCCTGACCGACCGCATCGAACTGATCCAGACCTTCGTGCGCATCGTCGAGGCCGGCAGCCTCTCGGCCGCCGCTGCCCAGCTCGCGACCACCCAGCCCACCGTCAGCCGCCGCCTGCAGGCGCTGGAACGCTCGCTGGGCGTGCGCCTGCTGCAGCGTTCCACCCATGCGATGAAGATGACCGAGGATGGCGAGCGCTGCTACGAGCGCGCCAAGGAATTGCTGGCCGGCTGGGATGAATTCGAAAGCGAATTGCGCGGCGCCCGCCAGCACGCCGCAGGCACGCTGCGCGTGGTGGTGCCGCACGCCTTCGGTCAGAAGCAGCTGATCGCGCCCTTGTTGCAGTTCATGCAGCGCCATCCGCGCATCACCGTCGAATGGCTGTTGCATGACCGCGCGGCGGACTTCATCAGCCAGGGCATCGATTGCGCCATCCAGGTCGGCGAAGTCAGCGATCCCTCGGTGGTCGCCATCCACCTGGCCGAGGTGCCGCGCATGACGGTGGTGGCGCCCGCGCTGCTGCGGGGCCGCCCCCTGCCCCGCCGCCCGCAGGACCTGGCCGCTTTTCCGTGGATTGCTATTCCCGCTTTCTATCGCCGCGAGATCACGCTGACCCATGCCACCAGCGGCGAGCAGCGCCGTGTGGCATTGCGGCCACAACTGGTGACCGACAGCCTGTATGCGCTGCGCAACATCGCCATCGAAGGCATGGGGGTGGCCGTGGGGTCGTCGTGGGTGTTGGCCGAAGACGTGGCGGCGGGTCGTCTGGTGCAGTTGCTACCGGAGTGGGAACCGGCACCGCTGCCGGTGTCGCTGATGTATCCCTATGCGCGTTTCTATCCGGCGCGGCTGCGCCACTTCATCGATACCATGAAGGAAGCGATGCCGGCCGTGGTGCACAGGGCGGTGGGCTGGGGTGCGCACGGAGCCTGA
- a CDS encoding FUSC family protein: protein MPPLLSSRFSSRLFSRFSLYRFLLLHYCRRCRTRVERWRMQFPLRHANLSEGLRAACGAAAMLLLGEWLGNPLFSWAAIGAFLTCLADSAGSNRARLASMGGFALASTLGGMVAASAAGWSVEAGLLAIMACAGVAGFSRIYGAAAGLVLMLAAGVSAIMADAPVVLWPLAQSHVLIYFAGCLWALLLGLTVWRIHPFAPARQAVARAYGTLAELAAIAAATDLEDAAYAVHAAELAAHTRRHARFDLAAAHRALQAVAIERTESRRLYENLLVRLARADALLDGITVLADLQLTHYQPLRARQRSARVLGAIAQQLQAMQREMQRGQAIAADEDARIMLRLRQLVARLPSGTARLLQQLDMPLALGADDPARLKQAARTARAERGGMATVLHLVRALARKAALHVRAGSAEWHHAWRCAAAAGATYLIVHLLELPFGYWATMATMLVMQPSIADSWSRSMERAVGSVVGGVLAMAVCLVVHSPLGLALLVFPLTVLTMALRPVSYGLYATFLTPVFVLVADVGGDPAHELTNAALRAGNNVIGALVAVLASYLFWPRRQQDDPQRQLRAMARLNLAYLTAALAGRDAVSDKTRLTQLHAHRREACVANVEAGLLLQRQARERGWPERDQGRGRTAVALSRRLAAAASHVWAHPHAVEPALPEWLRALTQALQEQDTAALHALTRQRPAPVQLAQAAAVETACLLVAALEAAQAADAQPAGN from the coding sequence ATGCCGCCGCTCTTGTCGTCGCGTTTTTCTTCGCGTTTGTTTTCGCGTTTTTCGCTGTACCGTTTCCTGCTGCTCCATTACTGCCGCCGCTGCCGCACCCGCGTGGAGCGCTGGCGCATGCAGTTCCCGCTGCGCCATGCCAACCTGTCCGAGGGCCTGCGTGCGGCCTGCGGGGCGGCGGCCATGCTGCTCTTGGGCGAGTGGCTGGGCAATCCCCTTTTCTCCTGGGCCGCCATCGGCGCCTTTTTGACCTGCCTGGCCGATAGTGCCGGGTCCAACCGCGCGCGCCTGGCCTCCATGGGCGGCTTCGCGCTGGCCTCCACCCTGGGTGGCATGGTCGCCGCCAGCGCGGCCGGCTGGAGCGTGGAGGCGGGTTTGCTGGCCATCATGGCCTGTGCCGGCGTGGCCGGCTTCTCGCGCATCTATGGTGCCGCCGCCGGACTGGTGCTGATGCTGGCCGCCGGCGTCTCGGCCATCATGGCCGATGCCCCCGTGGTGCTGTGGCCGCTGGCGCAGAGCCACGTGCTGATCTACTTTGCCGGTTGCCTGTGGGCGCTGCTGCTGGGCCTGACGGTGTGGCGCATCCACCCCTTCGCGCCGGCGCGTCAGGCCGTCGCGCGTGCCTATGGCACGCTGGCCGAGCTGGCGGCCATTGCCGCGGCCACCGACCTGGAGGATGCGGCCTATGCCGTGCATGCCGCCGAACTGGCCGCCCATACCCGCCGTCATGCGCGCTTCGATCTGGCGGCGGCACATCGGGCGCTGCAAGCGGTCGCGATCGAACGCACCGAATCGCGCCGCCTGTATGAAAACCTGCTGGTGCGTCTGGCCCGTGCGGACGCGCTGCTGGATGGCATCACCGTACTGGCCGATCTGCAACTCACGCATTACCAGCCGCTGCGCGCGCGTCAGCGCAGCGCCCGCGTGCTGGGTGCGATTGCCCAGCAGTTGCAGGCCATGCAGCGGGAGATGCAGCGCGGCCAGGCCATCGCCGCCGACGAGGATGCCCGCATCATGCTGCGCCTGCGCCAGCTGGTGGCGCGCCTGCCCAGCGGGACCGCACGGCTGCTGCAACAGCTCGATATGCCGCTGGCCTTGGGCGCCGACGACCCTGCCCGTCTCAAGCAGGCGGCCCGCACGGCGCGTGCCGAGCGTGGCGGCATGGCGACCGTGCTGCATCTGGTGCGCGCGCTGGCGCGCAAGGCCGCGCTGCACGTACGCGCCGGCTCGGCCGAATGGCATCACGCCTGGCGCTGTGCGGCCGCTGCCGGTGCCACTTACCTGATCGTGCATCTGCTGGAATTGCCCTTCGGCTATTGGGCCACCATGGCCACCATGCTGGTCATGCAGCCGAGCATCGCCGACAGCTGGTCGCGCAGCATGGAGCGCGCGGTCGGCAGCGTAGTCGGCGGCGTGCTGGCGATGGCGGTCTGTCTGGTGGTGCACTCGCCGCTGGGCCTGGCGCTGCTGGTGTTTCCGCTGACCGTGCTGACCATGGCGCTGCGCCCGGTCAGCTATGGGCTGTATGCCACCTTCCTTACGCCGGTCTTCGTGCTGGTGGCCGATGTCGGTGGCGACCCTGCCCATGAACTGACCAATGCGGCGCTGCGCGCCGGCAACAACGTCATCGGTGCGCTGGTGGCGGTGCTGGCCAGTTATCTGTTCTGGCCGCGTCGCCAGCAGGACGACCCGCAACGCCAGCTGCGCGCCATGGCCCGGCTCAACCTGGCCTATCTCACGGCCGCGCTGGCCGGGCGCGATGCGGTGTCGGACAAGACCCGGCTGACGCAATTGCACGCACATCGGCGCGAGGCCTGCGTGGCCAATGTCGAGGCCGGTCTGTTGTTGCAGCGGCAGGCACGCGAACGCGGCTGGCCCGAGCGCGACCAGGGCCGTGGCCGCACCGCCGTGGCCCTGTCGCGCCGCCTGGCGGCGGCCGCCAGCCATGTGTGGGCGCATCCGCATGCGGTCGAGCCGGCCTTGCCGGAGTGGCTGCGTGCGCTGACCCAAGCTCTGCAGGAGCAGGACACGGCGGCGCTGCACGCTCTCACGCGCCAGCGCCCTGCCCCGGTGCAACTGGCCCAGGCGGCCGCAGTGGAGACCGCCTGCCTGCTGGTGGCGGCGCTGGAGGCCGCGCAGGCAGCCGATGCACAGCCTGCGGGCAATTAG
- a CDS encoding DUF4148 domain-containing protein, producing the protein MNTKNIAKNLFAGLLLTTAVGAAMAEAPYPPANQIVSTKSRAEVIAELKQARANGDMLVSDQYPVDKPFVSTKTRAEVRAELQQARANGELLVTDQYPADKPFHSTLTRAQVQEQLQQARQDGSAISNSQAPAL; encoded by the coding sequence ATGAACACCAAGAACATTGCCAAGAATCTGTTTGCCGGTCTGCTGTTGACCACCGCCGTCGGTGCCGCGATGGCCGAAGCACCGTATCCTCCTGCCAACCAGATCGTCTCGACCAAGAGCCGTGCCGAAGTGATCGCCGAGCTGAAGCAGGCACGCGCCAATGGCGACATGCTGGTCAGCGACCAGTATCCGGTGGACAAGCCCTTCGTCTCCACCAAGACCCGCGCTGAAGTGCGCGCTGAGCTGCAGCAAGCCCGCGCCAACGGCGAACTGCTGGTGACCGATCAATATCCGGCGGACAAGCCGTTCCACTCCACCCTGACCCGCGCCCAGGTGCAAGAGCAACTGCAGCAAGCCCGTCAGGACGGTAGCGCCATCAGCAACAGCCAGGCACCTGCACTGTAA